In Phragmites australis chromosome 24, lpPhrAust1.1, whole genome shotgun sequence, the following are encoded in one genomic region:
- the LOC133907960 gene encoding calmodulin-binding transcription activator 3-like isoform X2: MASAEARRLAVVPQLDIELILKEAQHRWLRPAEICEILKNYRNFRIAPEPPNKPPSGSLFLFDRKVLRYFRKDGHNWRKKNDQKTVKEAHERLKSGSIDVLHCYYAHGEENINFQRRTYWMLEEDFMHIVLVHYLETKGGKSSRARGNNNMIHEAVVDSPLSQLPSQTIEGESSLSGQASEYDEAESDTYSGGAGYYSFTRMQQHENGSGPVIDSSVFSSYTPASSIGNYQGLHAMAHNTSFYPGNQDNSPVVLNASSPVLATNGRVNQTDLPSWNAVIELDRGPVQMPPLQFPVPPKQGTSTEGLGVDYLTFDDVYFDGLGLKDVSAAGADGESFWQFSSATGDLSAIENNFPQNDGSLEAAISFPFLKTQSSNLSDILKDSFKKTDSFTRWMSKELPEVEDSKIQSSSEVYWSSEDTNSIIEASSHEPLDQFTLAPMLSQDQLFSIVDFAPSWTYVGSKTKILVIGRILNNNHVTERCKWSCMFGEVEVPAKILADGTLICYSPTHKPGRVPFYITCSNRLACSELREFEFRPTVSQYMDAPSPHGATNKVYFQIRLDKLLSLGPDEYQTTVSNPSLEMIDLSRKISSLMVNNDEWSKLLKLADDNELSTDDQQDQFAENLIKEKLHVWLLNKVGVGGKGPSVLDDEGQGVLHLAAALGYDWAIRPTLAAGVNINFRDVHGWTALHWAAFCGRERTVVALIALGAAPGALTDPTPDFPSGSTTADLASANGHKGISGFLAESSLTSHLKALNLKEANMAEISGLPGIGDVTKRDSLQPPSGDSLGAVRNAAQAAARIYQVFRVQSFQRKQAAQYEDDKGGISDERALSLLSVKPSKPGQLDPLHSAATRIQNKFRGWKGRKEFLLIRQRIVKIQAHVRGHQVRKHYRKIVWSVGIMEKVILRWRRRGAGLRGFRSTDGSTEGNSGGTSSTLIPDNPSRDDYDFLQEGRKQTEERLQKALARVKSMAQNPEARDQYQRILTVVSKMQESQAMQEKVLEEPTEMDEGYFMNEFKELWDDDTHIPGYF; the protein is encoded by the exons ATGGCGTCGGCGGAGGCGCGGCGCCTCGCGGTCGTGCCGCAGCTAG ATATCGAGCTCATACTGAAGGAGGCTCAACACCGATGGTTACGCCCTGCTGAAATCTGTGAAATACTTAAAAACTACAGGAACTTCCGTATCGCTCCAGAACCACCAAACAAGCCTCCAA GTGGCtcactttttttatttgatcgGAAAGTATTGAGGTACTTCAGGAAGGATGGCCATAATTGGAGGAAGAAAAATGATCAAAAGACTGTCAAGGAAGCCCATGAAAGGCTGAAA TCTGGAAGTATTGATGTGCTTCACTGCTACTATGCTCATGGGGAAGAGAATATAAACTTTCAAAGAAGGACTTACtggatgttggagga GGACTTTATGCACATTGTACTTGTACATTATCTTGAGACCAAG GGTGGGAAGTCCTCTCGTGCTAGGGGAAATAATAACATGATTCATGAAGCTGTTGTGGATAGTCCTTTAAGTCAGTTACCTTCACAAACTATAGAGGGTGAAAGCTCACTTAGTGGACAGGCCTCAGAATACGACGAGGCAGAATCAG ATACTTATTCAGGAGGAGCCGGATACTACTCTTTCACTCGGATGCAGCAGCATGAAAATGGAAGTGGACCCGTGATAGATTCTTCTGTCTTCAGCTCTTACACTCCTGCTTCATCCATAG GTAATTATCAAGGGCTGCATGCTATGGCACATAATACAAGCTTCTATCCCGGTAATCAAGATAATTCGCCTGTGGTTCTCAATGCTTCAAGTCCTGTGCTTGCAACGAATGGGCGTGTGAATCAAACTGATCTTCCATCGTGGAATGCGGTGATAGAACTGGATAGGGGGCCTGTTCAAATGCCCCCTCTCCAGTTTCCTGTTCCTCCCAAGCAAGGCACTTCCACGGAAGGCTTGGGAGTTGACTATTTGACATTTGATGACGTATATTTCGATGGCCTCGGTCTCAAAGATGTTAGTGCTGCAGGAGCTGATGGAGAGTCGTTTTGGCAG TTCTCTAGTGCTACTGGTGATTTGTCTGCAATAGAGAACAACTTCCCACAAAACGATGGTTCTCTGGAGGCAGCCATTAGTTTTCCGTTTTTGAAGACTCAGTCATCCAATCTATCTGATATCCTAAAAGACAGCTTTAAGAAAACTGACAGTTTTACAAGATGGATGAGCAAAGAGCTTCCTGAAGTGGAGGATTCCAAAATTCAATCTAGTTCGGAGGTGTACTGGAGCAGTGAAGATACCAACAGTATCATTGAAGCATCAAGCCATGAGCCGCTGGATCAGTTTACTTTGGCCCCGATGCTCTCGCAGGACCAGCTCTTTAGTATAGTTGATTTTGCTCCAAGCTGGACATATGTGGGCTCAAAGACTAAG ATTTTAGTTATTGGTAGAATCCTAAATAACAATCATGTCACTGAGAGATGCAAGTGGTCATGTATGTTTGGAGAAGTTGAAGTTCCAGCAAAGATTTTAGCAGATGGTACTCTCATCTGTTATTCACCCACGCATAAACCTGGTAGAGTCCCCTTCTATATCACCTGCTCTAACAGGTTGGCCTGCAGTGAACTGCGAGAGTTTGAATTCCGACCAACCGTCTCTCAATACATGGATGCTCCTAGTCCACATGGTGCAACCAACAAAGTTTATTTCCAGATACGCCTTGATAAATTATTGTCCCTTGGACCAGATGAGTACCAGACAACTGTATCTAACCCTAGCCTGGAGATGATTGACTTAAGCAGGAAGATAAGTTCACTGATGGTGAACAATGATGAGTGGTCCAAGTTACTAAAGTTGGCTGATGATAATGAGCTTTCTACTGATGATCAGCAGGATCAGTTCGCTGAAAACTTGATTAAGGAAAAATTGCATGTCTGGCTTCTCAATAAAGTTGGTGTGGGCGGTAAGGGACCCAGTGTGTTAGATGATGAAGGACAGGGCGTGCTTCACTTAGCAGCTGCCCTTGGATATGATTGGGCTATAAGGCCAACACTTGCTGCTGGTGTGAATATAAATTTCAGAGATGTTCATGGGTGGACTGCACTCCATTGGGCTGCCTTTTGTGGCCG AGAGCGGACTGTAGTCGCGCTTATTGCACTGGGAGCAGCTCCTGGAGCTTTGACAGACCCAACTCCTGACTTCCCTTCTGGAAGTACAACAGCAGATCTCGCATCTGCTAATGGTCACAAGGGAATATCTGGTTTCCTGGCAGAGTCTTCTCTGACAAGTCATCTTAAGGCCCTCAATCTGAAGGAAGCCAATATGGCTGAAATATCTGGTCTACCTGGTATTGGAGATGTTACCAAGAGAGATTCACTTCAGCCTCCAAGTGGAGATTCATTAGGTGCTGTTCGAAACGCTGCCCAAGCTGCTGCTCGGATATATCAAGTTTTCAGGGTGCAATCCTTCCAGAGAAAACAAGCAGCTCAATATGAGGATGATAAAGGTGGAATATCGGATGAGCGTGCCCTTTCACTCCTTTCTGTCAAGCCATCCAAGCCAGGGCAGCTTGATCCCCTGCATTCTGCTGCAACTCGCATACAGAATAAGTTCAGGGGATGGAAGGGGAGAAAGGAATTTCTTCTTATTAGGCAGCGAATCGTCAAGATCCAG GCTCATGTGCGAGGTCACCAAGTGAGGAAGCATTATCGAAAAATAGTTTGGTCTGTTGGCATCATGGAGAAAGTTATACTGCGTTGGAGGCGAAGAGGGGCTGGATTACGAGGGTTTCGGTCTACAGATGGTTCAACAGAGGGCAACAGTGGCGGAACTAGTAGCACTTTGATCCCAGATAATCCTTCTCGTGATGATTATGATTTCTTGCAAGAAGGACGAAAGCAGACTGAAGAGAGGCTGCAGAAAGCTCTTGCCAGAGTAAAATCCATGGCTCAGAACCCAGAAGCAAGAGACCAATACCAAAGGATTTTGACTGTCGTGTCAAAAATGCAGGAGTCTCAG GCTATGCAAGAAAAGGTGCTCGAGGAGCCGACTGAGATGGATGAAGGCTATTTTATGAATGAATTCAAGGAGCTGTGGGATGATGATACACATATCCCTGGTTATTTCTAG